A genomic window from Microbacterium sp. H1-D42 includes:
- a CDS encoding TRIC cation channel family protein → MTEPTFIIPLWADLLGVGLGGIQGAMFASGFQGQRRLDWLGVAIIGIMIGMGGGLIRDLMLGLPPATLQNNWYLVTAAGAALFGMLLAGVFNRINTFIVVLDAIVIGMFGAFGVSKAIAFGVPIVPAVFIGVCAAVGGGVLRDMLMGLPVAIMHVGSLYAVAAGVGCTFIVVVHAFGMNITLAAVIGIVVTAVIRVLSVVLDVSLPEQRRLYRRKVAAETGMIPIIKQP, encoded by the coding sequence GTGACCGAACCGACCTTCATCATCCCGCTGTGGGCAGATCTGCTGGGCGTAGGGCTCGGCGGCATCCAGGGCGCGATGTTCGCCTCCGGCTTTCAGGGGCAGCGCCGCCTCGACTGGCTGGGTGTGGCGATCATCGGCATCATGATCGGAATGGGTGGCGGCCTCATCCGCGACCTCATGCTCGGGCTGCCGCCGGCGACGCTGCAGAACAACTGGTATCTGGTGACCGCCGCCGGTGCCGCGCTGTTCGGGATGCTGCTCGCCGGGGTGTTCAACCGGATCAACACCTTCATCGTCGTGCTCGACGCCATCGTGATCGGCATGTTCGGGGCGTTCGGCGTGAGCAAGGCCATCGCCTTCGGCGTCCCGATCGTCCCTGCCGTCTTCATCGGCGTCTGCGCGGCCGTCGGCGGCGGCGTGCTGCGCGACATGCTGATGGGACTGCCGGTGGCGATCATGCACGTGGGCTCGCTGTACGCCGTCGCGGCGGGGGTCGGCTGCACGTTCATCGTGGTCGTGCACGCCTTCGGCATGAACATCACTCTCGCCGCGGTGATCGGCATCGTCGTGACGGCCGTGATCCGGGTGCTCTCGGTAGTGCTCGACGTGTCGCTGCCGGAGCAGCGCCGCCTGTACCGCCGCAAGGTCGCCGCTGAGACCGGCATGATCCCGATCATCAAGCAGCCCTGA
- the leuA gene encoding 2-isopropylmalate synthase, translating into MKNTQKPSSMPVHKYRPFHEQIVFDLPDRTWPSKRITEAPRWCAVDLRDGNQALIDPMSPERKRVMFELLVGMGYKEIEVGFPSASQTDFDFVRQLIEEDLIPDDVTIQVLTQAREHLIARTYESIVGAKQAIVHFYNSTSVLQREVVFRSDREGVKQIALEGARLCKQYEKTVPDTDVYYEYSPESYTGTELEYAVEVCNEVLEILQPTPDRKVIINLPATVEMATPNVYADSIEWMHRRLAHRENVILSLHPHNDRGTAVAAAELGYLAGADRIEGCLFGNGERTGNVDLVALGINMFTQGIDPQIDFSDVDQVKRTVEYCNQLPVPERSPWAGDLVFTAFSGSHQDAIKKGFEAMAAEAEAKGVTVDEIEWAVPYLPVDPKDLGRSYEAVIRVNSQSGKGGVAYLLKADHSLDLPRKLQIEFSGVVQAKTDAEGGEVTSEQIWSIFNDEYLPADDHADKWGRFELLGTQTRSDMSGEVSLDVVIRDGDESVATAGTGNGPIAAFIEILRERGFDISLYDYVEHTMSSGGDAQAAAYVELQVDDQRLWGVGIDGDISTASLKAIVSCVNRSIRTREAAGELAAV; encoded by the coding sequence ATGAAGAACACCCAGAAGCCCTCCTCGATGCCGGTGCACAAGTACCGTCCGTTCCACGAGCAGATCGTCTTCGATCTGCCCGATCGCACCTGGCCGTCCAAGCGCATCACCGAGGCGCCGCGCTGGTGCGCTGTCGACCTGCGTGACGGCAACCAGGCCCTGATCGATCCGATGTCCCCCGAGCGCAAGCGCGTGATGTTCGAGCTGCTCGTGGGCATGGGCTACAAGGAGATCGAGGTCGGGTTCCCCTCGGCGAGCCAGACCGATTTCGATTTCGTCCGTCAGCTGATCGAAGAGGACCTGATCCCGGACGACGTGACGATCCAGGTGCTGACGCAGGCGCGCGAGCACCTGATCGCCCGCACCTACGAGTCGATCGTCGGTGCCAAGCAGGCCATCGTGCACTTCTACAACTCCACCAGCGTGCTGCAGCGCGAGGTCGTCTTCCGCTCCGACCGTGAGGGCGTCAAGCAGATCGCACTCGAGGGTGCGCGGCTGTGCAAACAGTACGAGAAGACGGTGCCAGACACCGATGTCTACTACGAGTACTCGCCCGAGAGCTACACCGGCACCGAACTGGAGTACGCCGTCGAGGTGTGCAACGAGGTGCTCGAGATCCTGCAGCCCACGCCCGACCGCAAGGTGATCATCAACCTGCCTGCCACGGTCGAGATGGCGACCCCCAACGTGTACGCCGACTCGATCGAGTGGATGCACCGTCGCCTGGCGCACCGCGAGAACGTCATTCTGTCGCTGCACCCGCACAACGACCGCGGCACTGCTGTGGCCGCTGCGGAGCTGGGCTACCTGGCCGGCGCCGACCGCATCGAGGGATGCCTGTTCGGCAACGGCGAGCGCACCGGCAACGTCGACCTGGTGGCGCTGGGCATCAACATGTTCACGCAGGGCATCGACCCGCAGATCGACTTCAGCGACGTCGACCAGGTCAAGCGCACCGTCGAGTACTGCAACCAGCTGCCGGTGCCAGAGCGCAGCCCGTGGGCAGGCGACCTGGTCTTCACCGCATTCAGCGGCTCGCACCAGGACGCCATCAAGAAGGGCTTCGAGGCGATGGCCGCCGAAGCCGAGGCCAAGGGCGTCACGGTCGATGAGATCGAATGGGCCGTGCCCTACCTGCCGGTCGACCCGAAGGACCTGGGGCGCTCGTACGAGGCGGTCATCCGCGTGAACTCGCAGTCCGGCAAGGGCGGGGTCGCATACCTGCTGAAGGCCGACCACTCGCTGGATCTGCCGCGCAAGCTGCAGATCGAGTTCTCCGGCGTCGTGCAGGCGAAGACCGACGCCGAGGGTGGCGAGGTCACCAGCGAGCAGATCTGGTCGATCTTCAATGACGAGTACCTGCCGGCTGATGACCACGCCGACAAGTGGGGACGCTTCGAGCTGCTGGGCACGCAGACCCGCAGCGACATGTCGGGCGAGGTCTCGCTCGACGTGGTCATCCGCGATGGCGATGAATCGGTCGCCACGGCCGGCACCGGCAACGGGCCGATCGCGGCGTTCATCGAGATCCTGCGCGAACGCGGCTTCGACATCTCGCTCTACGACTACGTCGAGCACACAATGTCCAGCGGCGGCGATGCGCAGGCTGCGGCCTATGTCGAGCTGCAGGTCGACGACCAGCGCCTGTGGGGCGTTGGCATCGACGGTGACATCTCGACCGCATCGCTCAAGGCGATCGTCTCGTGTGTGAACCGCTCGATCCGCACCCGCGAGGCCGCCGGCGAGCTCGCCGCGGTCTGA
- the era gene encoding GTPase Era: MTEDNEKTRSGFVTFVGRPNVGKSTLTNALVGEKIAITSEKPQTTRRAIRGILNRPDGQLVIVDTPGIHKPRTLLGERLNHLVEQVLGDVDVIGFCVPATEKVGPGDRRIAASLDGYGRAKKVAIVTKTDAADKDSIMERLMEVDSLREDWAAVIPLSALTRDQLDVLADQMLQLMPIGPRLYEDGVVTDESDEDRIAEMIREAALEGVRDELPHSIAVVIDDVAPREDSDLTDVYASIVVERDSQKAIIIGHKGSRLRDVGARARAGIEELLGTRVFLKLHVKVAKEWQRDPKQLGRLGF, from the coding sequence ATGACTGAAGACAACGAGAAGACGCGCAGCGGCTTCGTGACGTTCGTGGGCCGACCGAACGTCGGCAAGTCCACACTCACGAACGCGCTGGTGGGCGAGAAGATCGCGATCACCAGCGAGAAGCCGCAGACCACGCGGCGGGCGATCCGGGGCATCCTCAATCGCCCCGACGGGCAGCTGGTGATCGTCGACACCCCTGGCATCCACAAGCCGCGCACCCTCCTCGGCGAGCGGCTCAACCATCTCGTCGAGCAGGTGCTCGGTGACGTCGACGTGATCGGCTTCTGCGTGCCGGCGACCGAGAAGGTCGGCCCTGGCGACCGCCGTATCGCGGCGTCGCTGGACGGCTATGGGCGCGCGAAGAAGGTCGCGATCGTCACCAAGACGGACGCCGCTGACAAGGACTCCATCATGGAGCGACTCATGGAGGTGGACTCGCTGCGCGAGGATTGGGCGGCTGTCATCCCGCTCTCTGCGCTGACTCGTGATCAGCTCGACGTGCTGGCCGACCAGATGCTGCAGCTGATGCCGATCGGCCCTCGGCTGTACGAGGATGGCGTGGTCACCGACGAGTCCGATGAGGACCGCATCGCCGAGATGATCCGCGAGGCGGCGCTTGAGGGCGTGCGCGACGAGCTGCCGCACTCCATCGCCGTGGTGATCGACGACGTCGCCCCTCGCGAGGACAGCGATCTGACGGATGTCTATGCGTCGATCGTCGTCGAGCGAGACAGCCAGAAGGCGATCATCATCGGGCACAAGGGCTCGCGCCTGCGTGATGTCGGAGCCCGTGCGCGCGCAGGCATCGAAGAGCTGCTCGGCACGCGGGTGTTCCTCAAGCTGCACGTCAAGGTCGCCAAGGAATGGCAGCGCGACCCGAAGCAGCTCGGCCGTCTCGGGTTCTGA
- the recO gene encoding DNA repair protein RecO: MPTYRDEAVILRTHKLGEADRIVTMLSRRNGKIRAVAKGVRRTSSKFGSRLEPFMVADVQLYQGRSLDIVQQAESLGAYGADIAVDYERFTAASAMVETADRLNEAEATSEQYLLLVGGLRSLSRGEHAARSILDSYLLRVMALSGWAPALDDCARCAASGPHAYFGAPLGGSVCDSCAPAGSPRIAASSLALLRALMGGDWVTIDAASHRDLSAASGVVAAYAQFHLERGIRSLEHVTDPQPFQGVR; the protein is encoded by the coding sequence GTGCCCACCTATCGAGACGAAGCGGTGATCCTGCGCACCCACAAGCTGGGTGAAGCGGACCGCATCGTCACGATGCTCTCGCGACGCAACGGCAAGATCCGAGCCGTGGCCAAAGGTGTGCGGCGCACCTCGTCGAAGTTCGGCTCGCGGCTCGAGCCGTTCATGGTCGCCGACGTGCAGCTGTACCAGGGACGCTCGCTCGACATCGTGCAGCAGGCCGAATCGCTGGGCGCGTACGGCGCCGACATCGCCGTCGACTACGAGCGCTTCACGGCGGCCAGCGCCATGGTCGAGACCGCCGACCGTCTCAACGAGGCTGAGGCCACGTCGGAGCAGTACCTGCTGCTGGTGGGCGGGCTGCGCTCGCTCTCCCGCGGTGAGCATGCCGCGCGCAGCATCCTCGACTCCTATCTGCTGCGCGTGATGGCGCTCTCCGGCTGGGCTCCCGCCCTCGATGACTGTGCGCGCTGCGCGGCGTCGGGCCCGCATGCATACTTCGGCGCTCCGCTGGGCGGCTCGGTGTGCGACTCCTGCGCCCCGGCCGGCAGCCCGCGCATCGCGGCATCCTCCCTCGCCCTGCTGCGCGCGCTGATGGGCGGCGATTGGGTGACGATCGACGCCGCATCCCACCGCGACCTGAGCGCGGCATCCGGCGTCGTCGCCGCCTACGCGCAGTTCCACCTCGAACGGGGCATCCGCTCACTCGAGCACGTGACCGACCCGCAGCCCTTCCAAGGAGTCAGGTGA
- the ybeY gene encoding rRNA maturation RNase YbeY has translation MMIEINNESAIEIDETVLQRLTDFNLAQLNVSPDAEVAIVLVDEGAMESLHVQWMDEPGPTDVLSFPMDELRPGTPDHPTEAGLLGDIVLCPQVAEAQAQTAGHTLMDELILLTTHGLLHLLGFDHAEPDEEREMFGLQKSLIEGFAQVERRR, from the coding sequence ATCATGATTGAGATCAACAACGAGTCCGCGATCGAGATCGATGAGACCGTGCTGCAGCGGCTCACCGACTTCAACCTCGCGCAGCTGAACGTCAGCCCCGACGCCGAAGTGGCCATCGTGCTCGTGGATGAGGGCGCCATGGAATCGCTGCACGTGCAGTGGATGGACGAGCCTGGTCCCACCGACGTGCTCAGCTTCCCGATGGACGAGCTGCGCCCCGGCACACCAGACCACCCGACCGAGGCCGGGCTGCTCGGCGACATCGTGCTGTGCCCGCAGGTCGCCGAGGCCCAGGCGCAGACCGCAGGTCACACGCTGATGGACGAGCTGATCCTGCTCACCACGCACGGGCTGCTGCACCTGCTGGGCTTCGACCACGCCGAACCCGACGAGGAGCGTGAGATGTTCGGGCTGCAGAAGTCGCTGATCGAGGGATTCGCGCAGGTCGAACGCCGACGATGA
- a CDS encoding hemolysin family protein, which translates to MTPAILLAAAVLLVAFGGLMAAVDAAFSVSSTSDLEAMASEGRNAAALQRIAEDPAPHVNAVAFMRVLAETTAAVLVTVALDSLLPSIWWAMLAAAVLMTGITFVLVGASPRSFGRLHAARMLRSWAPVVRGMRILLGPLAQALVNAGQRVTPGAGRSSFASEEQLLSMVDEAASNALIEADDRDLIHSVFDFTDQFVRAVMVPRTEMMTVDAAATTTEAMDLFLRTGVSRMPVVDGDADDVVGVLYLKDLVQFAYRDESAWRGRPVRPIARPPVFVPESMRAESLLQQMKRDAVHVCMVIDEHGGISGLVTLEDLIEELVGEIADEYDRGPAEFVDLGDGRYKVNARLPVEDVGDLFGLELDDEDVDSIGGLLGKALGQIPQPGATATVEGLVLTGGASRGRGRGIATVFVERAPFTMEIDDRDGGQRDD; encoded by the coding sequence ATGACCCCGGCGATACTTCTCGCGGCGGCCGTGCTGCTGGTCGCCTTCGGCGGCTTGATGGCGGCCGTCGACGCCGCCTTCTCGGTCAGCTCCACCTCGGATCTCGAGGCGATGGCATCCGAGGGTCGCAACGCGGCCGCACTGCAGCGCATCGCCGAGGACCCCGCCCCGCATGTGAACGCCGTCGCGTTCATGCGCGTGCTGGCCGAGACGACAGCCGCGGTGCTGGTCACGGTCGCCCTGGACTCACTGCTCCCCAGCATCTGGTGGGCCATGCTCGCCGCTGCCGTGCTGATGACCGGCATCACGTTCGTGCTGGTCGGCGCCAGCCCGCGGTCGTTCGGTCGCCTGCACGCCGCGCGGATGCTGCGCAGCTGGGCACCGGTCGTGCGCGGCATGCGCATTCTGCTCGGCCCGCTCGCGCAGGCGCTGGTGAACGCCGGACAGCGTGTGACTCCTGGGGCCGGGCGCAGCTCGTTCGCCTCGGAGGAGCAGCTGCTCAGCATGGTCGACGAAGCCGCCTCGAACGCGCTGATCGAGGCCGATGACCGCGACCTGATCCACTCGGTGTTCGACTTCACCGATCAGTTCGTCCGTGCCGTGATGGTGCCGCGCACCGAGATGATGACGGTGGATGCTGCCGCGACGACGACCGAGGCGATGGACCTGTTCCTTCGGACGGGCGTATCGCGCATGCCCGTCGTCGACGGCGACGCCGACGACGTGGTGGGCGTGCTGTATCTGAAGGATCTCGTGCAGTTCGCGTATCGCGATGAGAGCGCCTGGCGCGGCAGGCCGGTGCGCCCGATCGCACGGCCGCCGGTGTTCGTGCCCGAGTCGATGCGCGCCGAGTCGCTGCTGCAGCAGATGAAGCGCGACGCCGTGCACGTGTGCATGGTGATCGATGAGCACGGCGGGATCTCGGGCCTGGTCACACTGGAAGACCTGATCGAAGAGCTCGTCGGCGAGATCGCTGACGAGTACGACAGAGGTCCCGCGGAGTTCGTGGACCTCGGCGACGGACGGTACAAGGTGAACGCGCGCCTTCCGGTCGAGGATGTCGGCGATCTGTTCGGGCTGGAGCTCGACGATGAGGATGTCGACTCGATCGGGGGACTGCTGGGCAAGGCGCTCGGGCAGATCCCGCAGCCGGGGGCGACGGCGACGGTGGAGGGTCTCGTGCTCACCGGCGGCGCGTCGCGCGGTCGCGGTCGCGGCATCGCGACGGTGTTCGTGGAGCGTGCACCCTTCACAATGGAGATCGACGATCGCGACGGAGGACAACGGGATGACTGA